A stretch of Ipomoea triloba cultivar NCNSP0323 chromosome 13, ASM357664v1 DNA encodes these proteins:
- the LOC116000915 gene encoding probable methyltransferase PMT21, translating into MKYKDGKPLYKQDQNSRKVPMVVLLVALCGISFYLGGVFYSEKDGYATNDVSKEAESFEGTAGGSLQTEDTWLFPECSPDFQDYTPCTDPKRWKKYGLQRLTFMERHCPPPFERMECLVPPPEGYQPSIKWPTSKNECWYRNVPYDWINKEKSNQHWLQKEGEKFLFPGGGTMFPNGVTRYVDSMVELIPGMKDGTVRTAIDTGCGVASWGGDLLNRGILTVSLAPRDNHEAQVQFALERGIPAVLGIISTQRLPFPSSSFDMAHCSRCLIPWTEFGGTYLLEIHRILRPGGFWVLSGPPVNYENRWRGWNTTIEEQRSDYEKLQDLLTSICFKLYDKKGDIAVWQKLSDNSCYKQLDSPDSYPPKCDDSMEPDSAWYTPLRTCVVVPNPKPGKVALESLPKWPERLHTAPERVSDVRGGSEGTFRHDDSKWKMRVQHYKKLLPELGTEEIRNVMDMNTLFGGFAASLVDDPLWVMNVVSSYSSNTLPVVYDRGLIGTYHDWCEAFSTYPRTYDLLYADGLFTAESHRCEMKYVLLEMDRILRPKGYAFFRESRQFVDSIAAIAKRMRWVCRKEDTEDDVETSKVLICQKDLWHSSKQSSI; encoded by the exons ATGAAGTATAAAGATGGGAAACCCTTGTATAAACAAGATCAAAATTCCAGGAAAGTCCCCATGGTGGTACTACTTGTGGCACTATGTGGGATTTCGTTTTATCTCGGTGGAGTCTTCTATTCCGAGAAGGACGGTTATGCAACTAATGATGTATCCAAGGAGGCTGAGTCTTTCGAGGGCACTGCCGGTGGCTCACTGCAAACCGAGGACACTTGGTTGTTTCCTGAGTGCAGTCCCGACTTTCAGGATTACACTCCCTGCACTGATCCTAAG AGGTGGAAGAAATACGGCCTACAAAGACTAACATTCATGGAACGCCACTGCCCGCCTCCATTTGAAAGAATGGAGTGTTTGGTCCCTCCACCAGAGGGCTATCAGCCGTCTATCAAATGGCCAACGAGCAAAAACGAATGTTGGTACAG GAATGTACCATATGATTGGATTAACAAGGAGAAATCTAATCAACATTGGTTACAGAAGGAAGGGGAGAAGTTCCTTTTCCCGGGAGGAGGGACCATGTTTCCCAATGGAGTTACCCGGTATGTTGATTCGATGGTAGAATTGATTCCCGGTATGAAAGACGGGACAGTCAGGACTGCCATTGATACTGGATGTGGG GTTGCAAGCTGGGGAGGGGATTTGCTGAACCGAGGGATACTAACAGTTTCACTAGCCCCGAGAGATAACCACGAGGCTCAAGTTCAGTTTGCTTTAGAACGTGGGATCCCTGCCGTTCTGGGGATTATTTCGACACAACGACTTCCTTTCCCTTCTAGCTCCTTCGATATGGCTCACTGCTCGAGATGCCTTATTCCATGGACTGAATTTG GGGGAACTTACCTTCTTGAGATACACCGCATATTACGACCTGGAGGCTTTTGGGTCCTCTCGGGTCCTCCAGTGAACTACGAGAATCGTTGGAGAGGATGGAACACCACAATCGAAGAGCAGAGATCAGATTACGAGAAACTGCAAGACTTGCTAACTTCGATTTGTTTCAAACTGTATGACAAAAAGGGCGACATTGCTGTGTGGCAAAAGTTATCAGACAACAGTTGCTATAAGCAGCTCGATAGCCCTGATAGCTACCCGCCAAAATGCGATGATAGCATGGAACCAGATTCAGCGTGGTACACACCACTTCGGACTTGTGTCGTGGTACCAAACCCAAAGCCTGGGAAAGTAGCCTTAGAATCCTTGCCAAAGTGGCCGGAAAGGCTGCACACTGCTCCAGAACGAGTCTCGGATGTTCGTGGAGGCAGCGAGGGGACCTTTAGACACGATGACAGTAAATGGAAAATGCGAGTACAGCACTACAAGAAGCTGTTGCCCGAGCTCGGGACTGAGGAGATAAGAAATGTGATGGATATGAACACATTATTCGGGGGGTTTGCTGCTTCTCTGGTGGACGATCCTCTGTGGGTCATGAACGTCGTTTCTTCCTATTCATCGAATACACTTCCTGTGGTATACGATAGGGGTCTCATTGGTACCTACCATGACTG GTGCGAGGCATTTTCAACATATCCTAGAACGTACGATCTACTTTACGCTGATGGCCTCTTCACTGCTGAAAGCCATAG ATGTGAAATGAAGTATGTTCTTTTAGAAATGGATCGGATATTGAGGCCAAAGGGGTACGCCTTTTTCCGTGAGTCAAGGCAATTTGTGGACAGTATAGCGGCCATAGCTAAGAGGATGAGATGGGTGTGTCGTAAAGAAGATACAGAAGATGACGTAGAAACTTCGAAGGTATTGATCTGTCAAAAGGACCTCTGGCATTCTTCTAAGCAGAGTTCAATATGA
- the LOC116001638 gene encoding AAA-ATPase At3g50940-like translates to MFSLADMPSTTSVLSAYTAFTAFAVLMRTVVTELQAIANQLVPEGIRDKVLSKLGSLFCTVTSRASLVIDEYNGLTSNEIFEASEVYLGTKLSPSADRLKISKAAEEKALSFIITKGEKITDTFEGIEFIWELIVSESKKPGGYNYDQGSETTEHRSFELSFNKKFREMVFTSYIPFVLERSRAIKEEKKTIKLHSLGNWHASVNLEHPSTFETLAIDRELKNELIEDLDRFVRRKDYYRRVGKAWKRGYLLYGPPGTGKSSLIAAMANYLKFDIYDLDLASLQSNLELQSLLATTKNRSILVIEDIDCSIELQNRNAEQWPHTHNQGDQSQLTLSGLLNFIDGLWSCCGDERIIVFTTNYKDKLEPALLRPGRMDMHIHMSYCTPSGFRVLASNYHGLKDDHCNFTEIDKLLGEVEVTPAEIAEELMKSEEADVALQGLINFMQQKKKTGQGDEGKVGRDIGICSEEIKPMVEKRVVKNKNKKRRKVKKQVVRGWVS, encoded by the exons ATGTTTTCTCTTGCAGATATGCCCTCAACAACATCAGTTTTATCAGCCTACACCGCTTTCACAGCGTTCGCGGTCCTGATGAGGACCGTGGTGACCGAGCTCCAAGCCATAGCCAACCAGCTCGTGCCCGAGGGGATCCGGGACAAGGTGTTGTCCAAACTCGGAAGCCTATTCTGCACCGTCACTTCCCGAGCGAGTTTGGTGATTGATGAGTACAATGGGCTTACCTCTAACGAAATATTCGAGGCTTCCGAGGTTTATTTGGGCACAAAACTCAGCCCCTCAGCAGATAGGCTCAAGATCTCAAAGGCAGCAGAGGAGAAAGCCCTCTCATTCATCATCACCAAAGGGGAGAAAATCACTGATACATTTGAAGGCATAGAATTCATCTGGGAACTCATAGTCTCTGAATCTAAGAAGCCCGGAGGCTATAACTATGATCAGGGCTCAGAAACTACAGAGCATAGATCATTTGAGCTTAGCTTCAACAAGAAATTTAGAGAAATGGTGTTCACCTCATACATACCATTTGTGCTAGAAAGATCAAGGGCcataaaagaagagaaaaaaaccATAAAGCTCCACTCTCTGGGGAACTGGCATGCAAGTGTTAACCTTGAACACCCATCCACCTTTGAGACCCTAGCAATAGATAGGGAGCTGAAGAATGAATTGATTGAGGATTTGGACAGATTTGTTCGGCGAAAAGATTACTACAGGAGAGTTGGGAAGGCATGGAAAAGAGGGTATTTGTTGTATGGACCTCCAGGGACAGGGAAATCCAGCCTGATAGCTGCCATGGCCAATTACTTGAAATTTGACATCTATGACTTGGATCTTGCGAGCCTGCAGAGCAACTTGGAACTCCAAAGCCTACTAGCCACAACCAAAAACAGATCCATTCTAGTGATTGAGGATATTGATTGCAGCATTGAATTGCAGAACAGGAATGCTGAACAATGGCCTCACACTCACAACCAGGGTGATCAAAGTCAG CTAACTCTATCCGGATTGCTGAACTTCATTGATGGGCTATGGTCATGCTGTGGCGACGAGAGGATCATTGTGTTCACAACAAACTACAAGGACAAATTGGAGCCTGCACTACTAAGGCCAGGAAGAATGGACATGCACATCCACATGTCCTATTGCACTCCCAGTGGATTCCGGGTTCTTGCATCAAACTACCATGGCCTCAAAGATGATCACTGCAACTTCACTGAGATTGACAAACTTTTGGGAGAGGTGGAGGTGACACCCGCAGAGATTGCAGAAGAGCTGATGAAGAGTGAAGAGGCAGATGTTGCCCTTCAAGGACTCATCAACTTTATGCAGCAGAAGAAGAAAACTGGTCAGGGTGATGAGGGGAAGGTGGGAAGGGATATTGGAATCTGCAGTGAGGAAATCAAACCAATGGTTGAGAAGAGAGTGGTgaaaaacaagaacaagaagagGAGGAAGGTAAAAAAACAGGTAGTGCGTGGATGGGTATCGTAG